One segment of Solanum stenotomum isolate F172 chromosome 1, ASM1918654v1, whole genome shotgun sequence DNA contains the following:
- the LOC125868349 gene encoding viridiflorene synthase — protein MALAIPLNNEDEIVRPVANFSPSLWGDRFHSFSLDNQVAEKYAQEIETLKEQTRSLLSAACGTTFAEKLNLIDIVERLGIAYHFEKQIEDMLDQIYKADPNFEAHDLNTLSLQFRILRQHGYNISQKFFSRFQDANGKFKESFSNDIRGLLNLYEASHVRTHGEDILEEALVFSTAHLESAAPNLESPLSKQVTHALEQSLHKSIPRVETRYFISIYEEEEFKNDVLLRFAKLDYNLLQMFHKHELSEVSRWWKDLDFVTTLPYARDRAVECYFWTMGVYAEPQYSQARVMLAKTIAMISIVDDTFDAYGIVKELEVYTDAIQRWDISQIDRLPEYMKVSFKALLDLYEDYEKELSKDGRSDVVHYAKERMKEIVRNYFVEAKWFIEGYMPPVSEYLSNALATSTYYLLTTTSYLGVKSATKEDFEWLATNPKILEANVTLCRVVDDIATYEVEKGRGQIATGIECYMRDYDVSTEVAMEKFQEMAEIAWKDVNEGILRPTPVSTEILTRILNLARIIDVTYKHNQDGYTHPEKVLKPHIIALLVDSIEI, from the exons ATGGCCCTAGCTATCCCCCTTAACAACGAAGACGAGATCGTTCGCCCTGTTGCCAATTTCTCTCCAAGTCTTTGGGGTGATCGTTTCCATTCATTCTCTCTCGACAATCAG GTTGCTGAAAAGTATGCTCAAGAGATTGAAACTTTGAAGGAACAAACAAGGAGTTTGTTGTCTGCTGCTTGTGGAACAACATTTGCTGAGAAATTGAATCTGATAGACATTGTTGAGCGCCTTGGCATAGCTTATCATTTTGAGAAACAAATAGAAGACATGCTGGATCAAATTTACAAAGCAGATCCTAACTTTGAGGCTCATGATTTAAACACTTTATCCCTTCAATTTCGAATATTAAGACAGCACGGTTACAATATCTCCCAAA AATTTTTCAGCAGATTCCAAGATGCGAATGGCAAGTTCAAGGAATCTTTTAGCAACGACATCAGGGGTCTTTTGAACTTATACGAAGCTTCACATGTAAGGACTCATGGAGAAGATATTTTAGAAGAGGCACTTGTTTTCTCCACTGCTCATCTCGAGTCTGCAGCTCCAAATTTGGAGTCACCTCTGAGTAAGCAAGTGACTCATGCCCTTGAGCAGTCTCTCCATAAGAGCATTCCAAGAGTCGAGACGCGCTACTTCATCTCCATCTACGAAGAGGAGGAATTTAAGAATGATGTGTTGCTTCGATTTGCCAAATTGGATTACAACTTACTCCAGATGTTTCACAAACACGAACTTAGTGAAGTATCAAG GTGGTGGAAAGATTTGGATTTTGTGACAACGCTTCCATATGCTAGGGATAGAGCAGTGGAATGTTACTTTTGGACGATGGGAGTGTATGCTGAACCTCAATACTCTCAGGCTCGTGTCATGCTTGCTAAGACTATAGCAATGATTTCGATAGTAGATGACACATTCGATGCTTATGGAATAGTAAAAGAACTTGAGGTCTACACCGATGCCATACAAAG GTGGGATATTAGTCAAATTGATCGACTCCCAGAATACATGAAAGTCAGTTTTAAGGCTCTTTTGGATCTCTATGAAGATTATGAAAAGGAGTTGTCAAAGGATGGCAGATCCGATGTTGTCCACTACGCAAAAGAAAGA ATGAAGGAGATTGTGAGAAACTATTTTGTAGAAGCAAAGTGGTTCATTGAGGGATATATGCCGCCAGTTTCTGAGTATCTTAGCAATGCATTAGCTACCAGCACATATTATTTGCTAACTACAACATCCTATTTGGGAGTGAAGTCAGCAACAAAGGAAGATTTCGAATGGTTGGCTACGAACCCTAAAATTCTTGAAGCCAATGTGACATTATGCCGAGTTGTTGATGACATAGCAACCTATGAG GTTGAGAAGGGCAGGGGCCAAATCGCAACAGGAATTGAGTGTTATATGAGGGATTATGACGTATCAACAGAAGTAGCAATGGAAAAATTCCAAGAGATGGCTGAGATAGCATGGAAGGATGTAAATGAAGGAATTCTTCGACCAACACCTGTCTCTACAGAAATTCTTACTCGCATTCTCAATCTTGCTCGTATTATAGATGTCACTTACAAGCACAATCAAGATGGATACACTCATCCCGAAAAAGTTCTAAAACCTCACATCATTGCTTTACTGGTGGACTCCATTGAGATCTAA
- the LOC125876766 gene encoding sesquiterpene synthase 31: MAPAVAIMSNYEEEEEIVRPVADFSPSLWGDRFHSFSLDNKVAEKYVEEIETLKEQTRSILMSGNTLAEKLNLIDIVERLGIAYHFEKQIDDMLDLHIFNIDPNFEAHEYNNLCTLSLQFRILRQHGYNISPKIFSRFQDSNGKFNGSLCNDIKGLLNLYEASHVRTHGEDILEEALAFSTAHLESATPHLKSPLGKQVTHALEQSLHKSIPRVETRYFISIYEEEEFKNDVLLRFAKLDFNLLQMLHKQELSEVSRWWKDLDFVKTLPYARDRAVECYFWTMGVYAEPQYSQARVILAKTIAMISIVDDTFDAYGVVKELEVYTDAIQRWDISQIDRLPEYMKISYKALLDLYNDYETELSNDGRSDVVQYAKERMKEIVRNYFVEAKWFIEGYMPPVSEYLSNALATSTYYLLTTTSYLGMKSATKEDFEWLAKNPKILEANVTLCRVIDDIATYEVEKGRGQIATGIECYMRDYGVSTEVAMDKFQEMAETAWKDVNEGILQPTPVSTKILTRILNLARIIDVTYKHNQDGYTHPEKVLKPHIIALLVDSI, translated from the exons ATGGCCCCAGCTGTTGCAATAATGAGTAACTACgaagaggaggaggagattGTTCGCCCTGTTGCTGACTTCTCTCCAAGTCTTTGGGGTGATCGTTTCCATTCATTTTCCCTTGACAATAAG GTTGCTGAAAAGTATGTTGAAGAGATTGAAACTTTGAAGGAACAAACAAGGAGTATATTAATGTCAGGAAATACATTGGCTGAAAAGTTGAATCTCATTGATATTGTTGAACGCCTTGGAATTGCCTATCACTTTGAAAAACAAATAGACGACATGTTGGACCTCCACATTTTTAACATTGATCCTAACTTTGAGGCTCATGAATACAATAATTTATGCACTCTATCCCTTCAATTTCGAATCCTAAGACAACATGGCTACAATATCTCTCCAA AAATTTTCAGCAGATTCCAAGATTCAAACGGCAAATTCAATGGATCTCTTTGCAATGACATCAAAGGTCTTTTGAACTTATACGAAGCTTCACACGTAAGGACTCATGGAGAAGACATCCTAGAAGAGGCACTTGCTTTCTCCACTGCTCATCTTGAATCTGCAACTCCACATTTGAAGTCACCACTGGGTAAGCAAGTGACACATGCCCTTGAGCAATCTCTTCATAAGAGCATTCCAAGAGTCGAGACACGCTACTTCATCTCCATATACGAAGAGGAGGAATTCAAGAATGATGTGTTGCTTCGATTTGCAAAACTGGATTTCAACTTACTTCAGATGTTGCATAAACAAGAACTAAGCGAAGTATCAAG GTGGTGGAAAGATTTGGATTTTGTGAAAACACTTCCATATGCTAGGGATAGAGCAGTTGAGTGCTACTTTTGGACGATGGGAGTGTATGCTGAACCTCAGTATTCTCAGGCTCGTGTCATTCTTGCTAAGACTATAGCAATGATTTCAATCGTAGATGACACATTCGATGCCTATGGCGTTGTAAAAGAACTTGAGGTCTACACCGATGCCATACAGAG GTGGGATATCAGCCAAATTGATCGGCTTCCGGAGTACATGAAAATCAGTTACAAAGCACTTTTAGATCTCTACAACGATTATGAAACAGAGCTGTCAAACGATGGCAGATCTGACGTTGTTCAATATGCAAAAGAAAGA ATGAAAGAAATTGTGAGAAACTACTTCGTGGAAGCAAAATGGTTCATTGAAGGATATATGCCACCTGTTTCTGAGTATCTTAGCAATGCATTAGCTACTAGCACTTATTACTTGCTTACGACAACATCCTACTTGGGCATGAAATCTGCTACCAAGGAAGATTTTGAATGGTTGGCTAAGAACCCTAAAATCCTTGAAGCCAATGTGACCTTATGTCGGGTCATTGATGACATAGCCACCTATGAAGTTGAGAAGGGTAGAGGTCAGATTGCCACTGGAATTGAGTGTTATATGAGGGATTATGGTGTATCAACAGAAGTAGCAATGGACAAATTTCAAGAAATGGCTGAGACAGCATGGAAGGATGTAAATGAAGGAATCCTTCAACCAACTCCTGTGTCTACAAAGATTCTCACACGTATTCTCAATCTTGCTCGCATTATTGATGTCACTTACAAGCACAATCAAGATGGATATACTCATCCTGAAAAAGTACTAAAACCTCACATTATCGCCTTGTTAGTGGactcaatttaa
- the LOC125841903 gene encoding uncharacterized protein LOC125841903 gives MTKQNFPNSSTVAPLPVPTTCGNCNVEERWFLHNVRHRGLYRRLCTNCVLRLHIQSFCPTCLLVYNPTPPPNAASNGLVSCFKCYSYSHNSCVGVNPSHPYHCPLCVNPNTPLFSLKKGREVGLGNEESRVVDMKAAKVLLAAAKIAAGTVTKAALAARVEAERRAKEAAFTRKRAREALEHVAYLTARNKLKKKDGLQFPSNGPGLGYGNGINRGSNQCLSMVVAAVPLEEENVMNAERLDGSSEVLVALNSVDLKGQNPILGLPGENNGSAMDVEMNGVAMGTPSSAIRGGLVQNHTGATGVEHEKSGELVCENGQREMINHGMVAVKDQDPRMVNSSARKGNGSLPQL, from the coding sequence ATGACGAAACAAAACTTCCCCAACAGCTCCACCGTCGCCCCTCTCCCCGTCCCTACCACCTGCGGCAACTGCAACGTCGAGGAACGGTGGTTTCTCCACAACGTCCGCCACAGAGGATTATACCGTCGACTTTGCACCAACTGTGTCCTCAGACTCCACATTCAATCGTTTTGTCCCACTTGCTTGCTCGTTTATAACCCTACCCCTCCACCTAACGCGGCCTCAAACGGCCTTGTTTCTTGTTTCAAATGCTATTCGTATTCTCACAATTCCTGTGTGGGTGTCAACCCTTCTCACCCTTACCATTGCCCCCTTTGTGTTAACCCTAATACCCCTCTTTTTTCACTTAAGAAGGGAAGAGAGGTTGGTTTGGGTAATGAGGAGTCTAGGGTTGTTGATATGAAGGCGGCTAAGGTTTTGTTAGCGGCTGCGAAGATTGCTGCTGGGACTGTGACTAAAGCAGCTTTGGCTGCCAGGGTTGAGGCGGAGAGGAGGGCGAAGGAGGCGGCATTTACCAGGAAAAGAGCTAGAGAGGCTTTAGAACATGTGGCTTATCTTACGGCTAGGAATAagctgaagaagaaggatggattGCAGTTTCCTTCTAATGGCCCGGGATTGGGTTATGGCAATGGGATTAACAGAGGTAGTAATCAATGCCTTAGTATGGTGGTTGCAGCTGTGCCATTGGAGGAGGAGAATGTCATGAATGCGGAGAGGTTGGATGGGTCTTCTGAGGTTTTAGTAGCTTTAAATTCTGTGGACTTGAAAGGGCAGAATCCGATCCTGGGGTTGCCAGGTGAGAATAATGGATCTGCAATGGATGTGGAGATGAATGGGGTAGCAATGGGGACCCCTTCATCTGCTATTAGGGGAGGATTAGTGCAGAATCATACCGGTGCTACTGGAGTTGAGCATGAGAAGTCTGGGGAATTGGTGTGTGAGAATGGCCAAAGGGAGATGATAAACCATGGAATGGTGGCTGTAAAGGATCAGGATCCGCGAATGGTGAATTCCAGTGCTAGGAAGGGGAATGGTAGTCTCCCTCAGCTATAA